The sequence below is a genomic window from Lolium perenne isolate Kyuss_39 chromosome 7, Kyuss_2.0, whole genome shotgun sequence.
CGCGGTCGCCGCCCGCCTGAACATGGCCGCCCGTGCCACAACGTCCCGGTCGTACCGCGCACGCTCGTCGGGGTCGGCGAGCGTGGCGTAGGCCGCGTGCAGCCGGATGAACCCTTCGTCGCCGTCGCTGCCGCCTCCGGCACCAGCAGCGTCCGGGTGCACCTCCCTCGCCAGGCGCCGGTACGCGGCCTTGATCTCCCCCCTGCTGGCCCCCGCGCCCAGCCCGAGCACCTCATAGTGCGTCCTCCCGGCCGCCACCGCCGGCGCCATCGTCGCAGACGCCCGCGCCACCACACAACGTCCCCCACGCCGTGCTCCGGCGACGGCGCGGCCTGGAATCGGAAGAGACAAGGCTGCACCAGCAAACGTGGCCATTGATTCTCTCTTCTCGATCTCCTTATCCAAATTAATCTGCAGTGCGCTAAACTGTACCGTACTCAACTGGTGTCCGTGCTCGTCGAGGGGAAGGGAGACGGCAATGGATTTATAGGGTGGAGAGCTCCACCAGGGACTGGAGAGCCTGTGGTGGCGGGCCTGCCGGCCGTACGTCCGGCTCTCGATCTTATCTCCGGGAGGATTGTGCGAGACCCCGCTGAGTCAGCTACTCGTGTGAGTGTGTTGTGTTGCCTTCTCCTAGTGGTTACTGGCTAGTGTCTAGAGGGTGTTGCTTTCGCGCCACCACTGTGGTCCGGTTGCCACTCCACCTCCTACCTCTTCCCCAACAATGAGGAAAATGACTTCAAACTTTTCAACCAGTTCTTTGCATACTTATTGTCTAGGTAATCAGTCCCTTTCGGCAAAATATATACCTTTTTGGATAATAAGAATGTAATGATTTACTTAGGTCAAATGTAACACGTATTTCATTCTTCAACTCAAGGATCTAGAAGTAAGTGGTGGCTTGTTTATGTTTGGATGGTAGAATTTCCGGTCTTTTGGAAGGTCCCGGCTGAGGTACTAGCTCGGGAATGGACGATGCGGTGATATTGTAGATTCTTTTGGACTTATATATGGAAGACTTATTTGTGGCAATCTGAATCCGGTGCCTATCGGCCGCTAACTCTTATGAAAATGAAAGGTACCACACTATGTGCGTGATGAGCTACCGTGGCCTCTAATTTTTTCTACACAGCGCTTGTCACGGCCAAGAACCTTGTTTTGATATGCTTCTAGAGCTCTAGTTTCTTCCAGCATTGAGGGAAGAGACTCTGCGTGGAGGGTTAAAGAAATTGACGAAATTTCTCTAATCTCACGGTGTACCAAAATATTTTTAACCTCGAAAATTTCATGCTATATTCATACTAATTTGTTATCAGATTTAAATTCGgtgaaaatttgttaaatttaGTTGAATTAAGGTCTGATTCTTGAAACCTTGACCTATTTCAGTTCGCATATTGACCTGACATAGTAGATTTATGCATCTCATTTGAATGTTGCCATTGTGTATAACTAAGGTTCGTAACCTTTTGAAAAGCACATCTAGGGTTCATCTCCCTCACAGATGACACCGCCGGTCCGCTCCGCCTTCGGTGGCCTTTGGGCCTTGGAGACGTGATGGACCACGGCATCTCGATAGCAGGAGGGTTTCCGTCTTTTGATTAACTTATTTTCAGTGTCTTCTTTGAAATGGTGAGACGGTGGTTATATCGTGGAGTCAGAATAAGGTCATCTTCATCCTATCTTGCACCGGTGGTGCATCAAGCACTTACGGAGGGCGACTTGAGTTGTGTGTCCAACGAATCTTTGGGGGTCGATTTTCGTGTTCGTTGGTGTGATTTTAGGTATGACTCTTCCGATCCATGGATCTCATCTTTGGCGATAGTTGTTGATTAGGTGTGCTGGTTCTTTGGGGTATTACAATGAATTCTCGTTTATCTACTACAATAAGCTCTAGTATGACAAACTTTCCCGAGCTTCGACGGTGGAGGGGCAAGGACGAGGTGTGCTTTCGGCTCATGCTAATGTCTATAGTCATAGGTGGTCCAAAAACCAATCTATAATTTTAATAGTTTTAGATTCACTATAAATCATTATCAATCGATGGACTTTTCTGCCAATAAAGGAAACAAATGCCCAACTATTTTGGATGGCAGAACTTCGGGTGTTCTCGAAGGTCCCAGGCGAGATACTAGCTCCATGACGATTATATAGGCCGATTGCTTTGGAAAGGGATGAATGGAGGCCGAGCTACGTGTaacttttaatttttttaaaatcgGATCATACTTTTAGGtttcaaaaaattgaaaaacaTCCTCCATGTAGCTAATAATGAAATCTATAAACGTGCAAATTCTCAATGCAAAATTCTTTGCTTTGTAAGCTACACAATAATGACAAAAATCTAACAAATTTTATAGTTTTGAAACACTATACTCAGATCTACACATTTGTCATTTTTTGTGTAGCTTAGAATACAAAGAATTTCACATTAAAATTTTGCATATTTGTACATTTTATCATTAGCTATATCCTAAAAAAAATTACGAACTTTTTAAAACACTAAAATATGATTTCTGTGTTCTAACATATAAAGAGCTATATGTAGCTCCGCCTCTATTTGCAGTGTTCGACTAGTTGGACGATGTGGTGATATTTTGGATTTTTCTAGACTTCTAGAAGACCTGTTTATGGCTATGTGAACCCGGTGCCTGTCGGCCCTTAACTGTCTTGAAAACGAAAGCCGCATCTGTTCTGTGCGCGTGATGAGCCACCGACCCACCAAGGCCTCTGATTTTTTTCGGCACTGAACTTGTCACAGCCAAGAACCTTTTTTTTAACACGGAGCGCCCCGAAGGGCATATAAGCTTCATTGAAAATAAACGGTGGGTGTACAATACATTACAAAGGACCCCATAAAATAGAAAGTACACATAGGTCCCTGATATTTGCAGAAAGGGCCTCACTAAAAGAAAGGAGAAAGCAATCAAGCCCTTCTCTTTCCCCACCGACGAGCTGGAGGTCAGTCATGCCGCCGTCGAGCTTCAAAgcggggacgaaaccacttgcTTCAAAGACGGCGTGGGATGCGATCGCCAACCTCGAAATGGGCCTCCGATGGAGGTTGAATATTTGCCAGGCTTCACTGGCTTGGATAACGGCCGGCATGTGTGCCGCCGATGTGGTGCTCCAAGAAGATGCTTCTGAAGAACTCCTTATGCTCTTAAGACTGCAACCGGAATTTTAGACTATACCCTGATTTTTCTCCTGTCCTGGCCACGTCAACGAGCCTGTTCCTGCTCTGCATCTAGATGATACAATCCATTTAATTCACATCCGGCCTATGTATGGTGAAGAATTGAAGATGCACATAGGTAAATACAAGTCACAGGTGACTATGGAACTCATAGCATAAGACTGCCCACAATGAAAGTAtggtaggtagtatcatgcatctcATGCATGGAAAAAGCTGATGTATAGAAGTGTAATTAAAGATGAGAGAGAAGATTGTAGTAGTATCATaagtagataccgtatcatagcttgTAGTACTAGAAAATTTAATA
It includes:
- the LOC127314763 gene encoding chaperone protein dnaJ 11, chloroplastic-like — protein: MATFAGAALSLPIPGRAVAGARRGGRCVVARASATMAPAVAAGRTHYEVLGLGAGASRGEIKAAYRRLAREVHPDAAGAGGGSDGDEGFIRLHAAYATLADPDERARYDRDVVARAAMFRRAATAPGFRRRTWETDQCW